The DNA region tatatatatatatatatatatatatatacatttatatttatataatacaaactatataataaaactAATCTATTTCGATAATAcatctatatatatttatatatttatatattaaatacCAAGTtctaataatttattttttattgatGAAAATTCATTAACATTAATAGTTTTATTAGGTGATATagttatatttatatcatcatttacACTATCATTAATTTGTATTGAACTATTTAATTcactattattatcattattacTATCTGTAGTTttaagttttttttttcttgaATTTTTATTAGTAGATTTATTATCTAGATGATTACTATTAAActcattattattatcatcatcatcatttaaTCTATTAATTAATGGTGTATTATCTgttaaattattattactatcaTCAAATGTTTTTGATACTGATAATGTATTATCTAATTCGTTACTATTTAAATCATTTGCCTTTCTTAATCTTTTTTTACTATTATTAGTATTATTTGGTGTTCCTGGTGTTTTTctatttgtattttttttaatatttaatgtATTAACTAAGAATTCACTACTATCTGATGTATCACCTCCTTCAGATTCCTCATCACtagataatttttttttctttttcttttttttcattgTACTAGGTCCTTGTTTTCTAGCTACTTTGAATTTATTACTTTCTTCTCTATTAGATAATTCAACATTTCGTTGGAATTCAATCGCTTCTTCAACTTTTTCAATATCTTTTAACCACATTGTTTCAACTGtaatatttcttaaaaTTTCCAACTctctttctttttctttaagTTGTGTTAATAAGTCTTCTACTTTTTCTAAGGTAAGACTAAATATAGGCATACTTAATAAGTAATCATAATCCTTAACAGTAATACCAGCAAtaatttcttcattatcTTCAGGGTTATCAGCAGCATCAATTAGTTCTTGTTCaaatatttcttctttttttattttattaatatctttatatGGGTCATAACcttttctatataattcttcaactaacacttttttttttttcttatttattattaattcatTATTAACTATAGCTAGAATAAATTTGGTTTTATTACTAATAATTCGTTTTTCCTTTTCTAGTTTAGATATTAAATAACTCTTTCTATTTTCATAAGCTTTTAATCTTTGATAACAAAATTCTTTAAGAATATCTAATTCGGTAGAATATCTCTGTAATTTCAAATTTGGATCAAACAAGGTCATATTTGTAGTAGTTAAGGtactttttaatttaaatacTTTTTCTAATCCTTCTTCTTCAGCTTTCTGTAATTTGGCTGGATCCATTTTTATAGTAAAACATATATCTTCATGTGAACtattatcaatataatCTAATATGAGTTGATGTTTTTCATCTGTTAATAATTCTTCTAAAAATTCTTTATAATCTTGTGtccatttttttatagGTAACTCTGTAATTTCTAATGTATCATTATCAATTTTGTTAATAATACCAATAGTTTCATATCCTGTTTTTCCATTAGATTCTATTCTACCTTTAAAATCTTTATACCATGGGACCATAGGTATTAATGgttctttatttatatatcttttgatattatcaataatatctttataattataattaggtataaatgaagaatatCCTGTACCAATACCTTCACAACCATTTACCAATATTGTTGGAATAACTggtatataatattgtgGTTCAATTTTCTGTCcttcttcatttaaatattttaatatagGATCATCATATTCATTAAATATACTTCTTGTTGAGCTAGCCAATTTggtaaatatatatcttgCTGCAGATGCATCTTTACCACCTTCTTTTCTACTACCAAACTGTCCACATGGTTCTAAAAAGTTGATATTATTAGATCCTACAAATGTTTGAGCcatatttataattgtTTGTTGTAAAGATGATTCACCATGATGATATGCACTATGTTCAGCAATATAACCAACTAATTGTGCAACCTTACATTCATTTCttaaatttcttttaaaacATCCATATAAAACTTTTCTTTGTCCAGGTTTCCATCCATCCATAATATTTGGTATACTTCTTTCTGTATCATATCttgaataataaattaattctttatttacaaaatcataatatgataaatctttttctttatgATCTACATACGAACctaatataaaattttgtaACCATAATTTTCTATCTTCAATTCTTTTTTTACTAAATGCCATATCTATAGAATCTCCATCACGATCACCTGTCCATAAAaacattattttatgatttTTAATATCTGAGAAATATTGTTTAAATTCTCTATCAGTAGAAGTACCAAGACCtttgtaatatttaattttcCATCCTAATAAGTTTGTATTTTCTTTCCATTGTTCATATTCAGCAATAgtaaaaaaagaatattcTTGACTTCCTTTTTGTACTTTTACAATTGGTGTTACAAATTCACTAAGGAAACCtttatgttttaataaGCTTGGCCAAAATTTATGtatcatattaataagTAATCCTTTAATGTGTGAACCATCATAATCTTGATCAGTCATAATCATTAAGGAACCATATCTTAAACCTTTAATatcatctttatttttatcagTAATATCTAAACCCATAATtctaaaaatattttgaatttctttattatcCATAAGTTGTTTAAATGACGCATCTCTaacatttaataatttacCTTTTAAAGGAAAAACACCATATTTATCTCTACCTACAATAGACAAACCAGCTAAGCAAGATGTTTTAGCACTATCTCCTTCTGTTAAAATCAATGTACATTCTTGACTATATTTACTACCAGCATCATTAGCATCTTCTAATTTAGGTATTCCAATAATTCTTTCTCTAGCTTTGGATGAACCCgctttcatttttttcttcaattCAACTTGTGCCTTGGCTTGTGCCcataaaagaatattacTGAGTATAGGactttttaaaacattattAATAGTTTTATCTgataatatacatttacTACCAAACTTAACTGGTTTAGTTGTTAATGTTTCTTTAGTTTGTGAATCAAAAGTTGGGTTAACAATCAAACAGTTAACAAAAACCCATAAATGGTTTCTAATATGTCCTGATTTAATTTCCATACCACCTTTATTTTTAGCATTAGCTTTTTTACTAAGAGAAGATAATAATTGTTCAACAATATAATTAACATGAGAACCCCCTTTAGTAGTACATATACTATTAACAAATGATACTTGTTGAAATTGTGATCCATCAGATTTAGAAACAACAATTTCCCACCTATGTTGTTTTTCATGTATTTTAACAATttcatcttcatcatcattattattattattacgTTTAGTTGGTGTTGCATCTGTTGGTTCATTTGACAAGCTAACATCCaaattttcattattttgaataGCATTAgaatcattattattattattattattattactattattattattattatcattgtttgctttattatttttattatcatttgaattatcttttaaatatagGTCTACATAACTTTTAAAATCCTTAACAGCTAATCTTTGACCATTTAAATAAACTCTTACACTACATGTACCAGCTAAATCATAAACTCTTTTGAATAAAAGACTTTCTATATCATCATCCATTTCAGTCATACCAAATTTGTTTAGATCAGGTTTGAATGTAACTTTTACATAATCTTTAccattataattttttatatgtgGTTCAGAAATTTTTGACATATTATCAGTCCATGTCAttttaaattctttttttcttgaACTATCTCCACATTGAACAATAAATTCTTTactaaatatatttgttaatTTTGCACCAAAACCATTCCTACCTCCTGTTATACGATCTTCTGcatcatcataattatcAGATGTTAATAATTCTCCAAATATCATATGTGgaacatatatattcatttcTTTATGTATATCTACAGGTATACCTTCTCCATCATTATATACActtattcttttattttctttatttatttctatttttatacatGTCATAGGATTCTCACTCTTCTCTTTTTCTCTTGCTTTCACATCTGCTGCATTTACTATAATCTCgtcaaatattttatataaaccTGGTACATATGTAATATTCTTTTGAACCATGCGattcttttctttattCCATACCCACAATAATTGTGTATGCATTTCTACACTTCCTATGTAGGTATCCGGTCTTAACAAAATGTGCTCAATTTGAGACTTCTTCTGATATCTCTCCTCAATCGTTTTATTTTTCgacattttttaaaaattaatagataaatagaaataaatagaaaaaaaaaaaatatatatatatatatatatattataaaatgagatgaaaaaaatatataggCCCTTTCATATACTACaaattgttatatatagTCATGGCCAGCACTTATATACACaaactatatatatatatatatatatataatatatatgtgtgttcttatatatatatatacatatttatatttatactttaaaaaaaaataacatattgTTCTTTAATTTAAGGAACCACTAAAAATAACTAAAGctcaaaaataaaaatataaaataacgaacaaataataataattataaaaaaaaaaaaaaaccacacaaatatatatggtCGTCAAAATGTTTTGTCAATGTTcaaaccaaaaaaaaaaataaaataaaataaaaattttaaaaatttaaaagtATACTTacacaatatatataacacTAATAATGACACTTAtagtttatataattcaattaaataaatagataatatatttaaaaaaaaaaaaaaaaaaaatgagaaaaaCATAACAAGTAAACATATAACGTTTAATAATCTCTTTAGGGATTATCTATTCTTAGAGAGCTTCTTACATACACATATAgatgtatatttataaatatataatatatttcaaacTATTAATTTGGTGgtaaaagaaaataaataaattaaataacatataataaatatatacatatatataataaacatataatttttttgtcaCTATTAAAGATTTATCAGCATGTATGTatacattaaatatatatatatatacaaatcGGTTAGgtcaatatatatatataaattcaaaaaaatataaaaatcaaagatatatatataaataatatatgtataatataaatatatgtttatttaaatagttttatgaattttttttttttttttttaattaataggtatattattatttgacatataaaaatgaataaataaatatataatatattttatatatatatatataaaaacctctttcttaaaaaaaaaaaatatataatatatacatagCCCTTTCTTTTCTTGTTCtgtttaatatattattacattattatacatatatatttatattatatataaaatatattttttattactgcacttttttttcttctagAACAAATCAATTGCAGGgtgattttttttaatatattttttttaatctAAAAGGCACgcagaaaaaaaaatgaattttttaatcttaatatatatatatatatataatataataacttagaatttattatatttgtatatatttacaaatatatatatatatatgaaaattaaaaaaaaaaaaaattcttacatatatgatttatatatatatatatatatatttatataatatatataatattttatatataaaaccAAATCAATCTATTATACAACTGAAagaaaaacatatataaatatattatatatattatattgattataatataaaaatatcttCAAAGTACAGCCAcagagaaaaaaaaaaaaaaattattttttgagCTTTACCTTAAAAAACTTATTCAActcttttttaataatcatgaatatacatatatatataatatatatatatatatatatatatatatatatatataatataatatatatatacttaaGATAATTctatttattatatatttttttttatatacatatatatatttatataataatataaatttatgaatacgtaaaaaaaaaaaaaatatatatatatgtattatttatgtatatataataatatttataatatttttataagtttttaaatagataaaaattttatttctttatcttAATAcctttataattttatttatttaaatattatacaaatataaaaaaaaaaaaaaaaaaaaaaaaaaaaaggggGCCACAGTTTGTTGGACTCATTCAAAAAATCCATGCattatgtaaaaaaaaaaaaaaaaaaaaaaaaaaaaaagatatatatatataataaatttattataatctatatttattttattttattattattatatataatataatatatttataaataaataaataaatatatattattatatataatataatatatttataaataaataaataaatatatattattatatataatatttattttatttatttattttttttttttactttattttttatctaataaattaaacatataaaatatttataaaatgtataaataaaaaattattataatattattaagaatatttttgtttaaaaaaaaaataaaaaaagatatatttatataatcattataaacatgtaaaaaaaaaatataatatatattgtgtAATCTTTTCATCTAATTCTTcaatttaaaatatatatatatatatatatatat from Plasmodium gaboni strain SY75 chromosome 14, whole genome shotgun sequence includes:
- a CDS encoding putative DNA topoisomerase II, whose product is MSKNKTIEERYQKKSQIEHILLRPDTYIGSVEMHTQLLWVWNKEKNRMVQKNITYVPGLYKIFDEIIVNAADVKAREKEKSENPMTCIKIEINKENKRISVYNDGEGIPVDIHKEMNIYVPHMIFGELLTSDNYDDAEDRITGGRNGFGAKLTNIFSKEFIVQCGDSSRKKEFKMTWTDNMSKISEPHIKNYNGKDYVKVTFKPDLNKFGMTEMDDDIESLLFKRVYDLAGTCSVRVYLNGQRLAVKDFKSYVDLYLKDNSNDNKNNKANNDNNNNNSNNNNNNNNDSNAIQNNENLDVSLSNEPTDATPTKRNNNNNDDEDEIVKIHEKQHRWEIVVSKSDGSQFQQVSFVNSICTTKGGSHVNYIVEQLLSSLSKKANAKNKGGMEIKSGHIRNHLWVFVNCLIVNPTFDSQTKETLTTKPVKFGSKCILSDKTINNVLKSPILSNILLWAQAKAQVELKKKMKAGSSKARERIIGIPKLEDANDAGSKYSQECTLILTEGDSAKTSCLAGLSIVGRDKYGVFPLKGKLLNVRDASFKQLMDNKEIQNIFRIMGLDITDKNKDDIKGLRYGSLMIMTDQDYDGSHIKGLLINMIHKFWPSLLKHKGFLSEFVTPIVKVQKGSQEYSFFTIAEYEQWKENTNLLGWKIKYYKGLGTSTDREFKQYFSDIKNHKIMFLWTGDRDGDSIDMAFSKKRIEDRKLWLQNFILGSYVDHKEKDLSYYDFVNKELIYYSRYDTERSIPNIMDGWKPGQRKVLYGCFKRNLRNECKVAQLVGYIAEHSAYHHGESSLQQTIINMAQTFVGSNNINFLEPCGQFGSRKEGGKDASAARYIFTKLASSTRSIFNEYDDPILKYLNEEGQKIEPQYYIPVIPTILVNGCEGIGTGYSSFIPNYNYKDIIDNIKRYINKEPLIPMVPWYKDFKGRIESNGKTGYETIGIINKIDNDTLEITELPIKKWTQDYKEFLEELLTDEKHQLILDYIDNSSHEDICFTIKMDPAKLQKAEEEGLEKVFKLKSTLTTTNMTLFDPNLKLQRYSTELDILKEFCYQRLKAYENRKSYLISKLEKEKRIISNKTKFILAIVNNELIINKKKKKVLVEELYRKGYDPYKDINKIKKEEIFEQELIDAADNPEDNEEIIAGITVKDYDYLLSMPIFSLTLEKVEDLLTQLKEKERELEILRNITVETMWLKDIEKVEEAIEFQRNVELSNREESNKFKVARKQGPSTMKKKKKKKKLSSDEESEGGDTSDSSEFLVNTLNIKKNTNRKTPGTPNNTNNSKKRLRKANDLNSNELDNTLSVSKTFDDSNNNLTDNTPLINRLNDDDDNNNEFNSNHLDNKSTNKNSRKKKLKTTDSNNDNNSELNSSIQINDSVNDDINITISPNKTINVNEFSSIKNKLLELENKKKPRLTLSEKVKMKNSDKKDTPTKGSAGKKTPSKKLKGTLIGDDSKSRQDSNFDSDASSKNNESYGDSDSSYNI